The Candidatus Anaeroferrophillus wilburensis genomic sequence CCATGACCTTGCTAAGCTGGCCGGAAAGCCAATACTACCGCACCTTCACCAGCTTTTGATTCCTTATGCTCAATCATCATCGGGGTTCCAACACGAATAGATTCCGGCTGCATGGCATCGACTCCTACAATGCGGGCATCAACCCGCGGTCCTTCATCAAGTTGAACAACACCTACACAGTAAGGATTGTCACGCCCGTACCCCTGAGCAACCATCTGCGGTGAGCAAACAAAGATAGAAGTAAATGCCTTGAGCCTGCCATTGCCCTGCAACTGATACCAACTCATATTCGTACTATGACACGCAGGGCAGAAAGCCCTCGGCGGACAATAAAGAGCACCACAACTCCCACAGCAAGAGCCCATCAGTGCTTTTTGCTTGAGAAACGCAGCAAAAGAATGATCATTAAACGGCTTCGTTTCCATCTCTATCTCCGTTCAAGAATGGTTACCGTGCAGGTACCGCCGGTTCCACCAAGGTTGTGCGCAAGACCTCTTGCCAGATTGGCCTGAGGAATCTGCCGTTCGCCGGCTTCACCACGAAGCTGCTTCCACAATTCAACCATCTGCGAGGTACCTGTGGCACCCACCGGATGCCCCTTGCATTTGAGACCACCGGAGGTATTGATGGGAATCGCCCCATCTCGAGCTGTCAGTTTGTCATTGGCGGCATGACCGCCCTGCCCGGGCGCAAAAAAGCCCAGGTCTTCGGTATGGATGATTTCAGCAATGGAAAAGCAATCATGCACTTCGGCAAACTGGATGTCTTGGGACGTTATGCCGGCCATGGCATAGGCTTCCCGGGCCGCATACCTGGTTGCCTCAAAAGAGGTGATTTCAGGGGATGCATGAAACCCCCGGCCGCTGCCCTGGCCGATACCGGCGACATACAGCGGTTTATCGGTAAAACGGGATGCGGCTTCTGCGGCTACCAGCAGCAGACAACTGCCGCCATCGCTGATCGGACAACAGTCAAAAAGATGCATGGGCCATGCCACCATCGGGTTACTGGAAGTATCCCGGAGAAAGTCCCGCTCATCATTCCATTGGGGAACAGCTTTTCCTTTGCTTGCCAGGGAAACGGCCTTTTTTTCCATCAACTCTCGTATCGTCAATCTAATCTGGCCTTTTGGGTTGAACGGGGCATTATGGTGACTTTTTATCGTAACTCCCATCAGTTGCTCCCGGGAAGTCCCATAAGCATCGAAATAAGCAGTTGCCACAGCTCCGAAAATCCCCGGGAACGTAAAACCGGCCTGAGCTTCGTAGGGCATCGTACCAAGGGACAGTCCTTCAGCAACTTGTTCTGTCGTACAAGCGGACATTTGTTCGACGCCCCCGACCAGCACCATATCATACATCCCTGAGGCGATGGCCAGGACTCCTTCACGAAAGGCCAAAGCCGATGAAGCGCAGGCACCCTCGGTCCTGGTTGCCGGACGAGGCGACAAACCAATGGTATCAGCAATGATCGGCCCCCAGTGGCTCTGATGGGCAAAAAAGTCATTGGTGAAATTGCCCAGATACAATGCCTGGATTTCGTTCAGATCAACGCCCTTGTCAACTGAATGCCGCA encodes the following:
- a CDS encoding Zn-ribbon domain-containing OB-fold protein — its product is METKPFNDHSFAAFLKQKALMGSCCGSCGALYCPPRAFCPACHSTNMSWYQLQGNGRLKAFTSIFVCSPQMVAQGYGRDNPYCVGVVQLDEGPRVDARIVGVDAMQPESIRVGTPMMIEHKESKAGEGAVVLAFRPA